A window from Manis javanica isolate MJ-LG chromosome 10, MJ_LKY, whole genome shotgun sequence encodes these proteins:
- the GLYR1 gene encoding cytokine-like nuclear factor N-PAC isoform X4 translates to MAAVSLRLGDLVWGKLGRYPPWPGKIVNPPKDLKKPRGKKCFFVKFFGTEDHAWIKVEQLKPYHAHKEEMIKINKGKRFQQAVDAVEEFLRRAKGKDQTSSHNSADDKNRRNSSEERSRLSPGDEKRKLSVSEGKAKKNMGEGKKRVSSGSSERGAKSPLKRAQEQSPRKRGRPPKDEKDLTIPESSTVKGMMAGPMAAFKWQPTVSEPVKDADPHFHHFLLSQTEKPAVCYQAITKKLKVCEEETGSTSIQAADSTAVNGSITPTDKKIGFLGLGLMGSGIVSNLLKMGHTVTVWNRTAEKEGARLGRTPAEVVSTCDITFACVSDPKAAKDVLGPSGVLQGIRPGKCYVDMSTVDADTVTELAQVIVSRGGRFLEAPVSGNQQLSNDGMLVILAAGDRGLYEDCSSCFQAMGKTSFFLGEVGNAAKMMLIVNMVQGSFMATIAEGLTLAQVTGQSQQTLLDILNQGQLASIFLDQKCQNILQGNFKPDFYLKYIQKDLRLAIALGDAVNHPTPMAAAANEGVASHLGATSTSLWGRPVHWRVSNLIPGLYPPYRASSTLTENVSRHHQVSPGGKITPS, encoded by the exons TGCCTGGATCAAAGTGGAACAGCTAAAGCCATATCACGCACATAAGGAGGAAATGATCAAGATCAACAAGGGAAAACGGTTCCAGCAGGCCGTGGATGCCGTGGAGGAGTTCCTCAGGAGAGCCAAAGGGAAAGACCAG ACGTCATCCCACAATTCTGCTGATGACAAGAATCGGCGTAATTCCAGTGAGGAGAGAAGTAGGCTGAGCCCAGGCGATGAGAAGCGCAAGCTTAGCGTGTCTGAAGGGAAGGCGAAGAAGAAcatgggagaaggaaagaagagggtgTCTTCAGGCTCTTCAGAGAGAGGCGCCAAGTCCCCTCTGAAAAGAGCCCAAGAGCAGAGTCCCCGGAAACGGGGTCGGCCCCCAAAGGATGAGaag GATCTCACCATCCCGGAGTCTAGCACTGTGAAGGGGATGATGGCTGGGCCCATGGCCGCATTTAAATGGCAGCCGACTGTGAGTGAG CCTGTTAAAGATGCAGACCCTCATTTCCATCACTTCCTGCTCAGCCAGACCGAGAAG CCGGCCGTCTGCTACCAAGCAATCACAAAGAAGTTGAAAGTCTGTGAAGAG GAGACCGGGTCCACCTCCATCCAGGCAGCAGATAGCACGGCCGTGAATGGCAGCATCACACCCACGGACAAAAA gatagGATTTTTGGGCCTTGGCCTCATGGGAAGTGGCATCGTCTCCAACTTGCTAAAAATGGGTCACACAGTGACTGTGTGGAACCGGACTGCAGAAAAA GAGGGGGCCCGCCTAGGAAGAACCCCCGCTGAAGTCGTTTCAACCTGTGACATCACTTTTGCCTGCGTGTCGGATCCAAAAGCAGCCAAGGAC gtgctgGGCCCCAGTGGTGTGCTGCAAGGGATCCGCCCTGGGAAGTGCTACGTGGACATGTCAACAGTGGATGCCGACACAGTCACCGAGCTGGCCCAG GTGATTGTGTCCAGGGGGGGCCGCTTTCTGGAAGCCCCGGTCTCAGGGAATCAGCAGCTGTCTAATGATGGGATGTTGGTGATCTTAGCAGCCGGAGACAGGGGCTTATATGAGGACTGCAGCAGCTGTTTCCAGGCAATGGGGAAGACCTCCTTCTTTCTAG GTGAGGTTGGCAACGCGGCCAAGATGATGCTGATCGTGAACATGGTCCAGGGGAGCTTCATGGCCACCATCGCTGAGGGGCTGACCCTGGCCCAGGTGACAGGCCAGTCCCAGCAGACTCTCTTGGACATCCTCAATCAGGGACAGCTGGCCAGCATCTTTCTGGACCAGAAGTGCCAAA ATATCCTGCAAGGAAACTTTAAGCCTGATTTCTACCTGAAATACATTCAGAAGGATCTGCGCTTGGCCATTGCGCTGGGTGATGCCGTCAACCATCCCACTcctatggcagctgcagccaatgAG GGAGTGGCTTCCCACCTGGGCGCCACCAGCACTTCTCTGTGGGGCCGTCCTGTGCATTGGAGGGTGTCTAAcctcatccctggcctctacccaccatACAGAGCCAGCAGCACTTTGACagaaaatgtctctagacatcACCAAGTGTCCCCTGGGGGCAAAATAACCCCAAGTTGA
- the GLYR1 gene encoding cytokine-like nuclear factor N-PAC isoform X6, which yields MAAVSLRLGDLVWGKLGRYPPWPGKIVNPPKDLKKPRGKKCFFVKFFGTEDHAWIKVEQLKPYHAHKEEMIKINKGKRFQQAVDAVEEFLRRAKGKDQTSSHNSADDKNRRNSSEERSRLSPGDEKRKLSVSEGKAKKNMGEGKKRVSSGSSERGAKSPLKRAQEQSPRKRGRPPKDEKDLTIPESSTVKGMMAGPMAAFKWQPTVSEPVKDADPHFHHFLLSQTEKPAVCYQAITKKLKVCEEETGSTSIQAADSTAVNGSITPTDKKIGFLGLGLMGSGIVSNLLKMGHTVTVWNRTAEKEGARLGRTPAEVVSTCDITFACVSDPKAAKDLVLGPSGVLQGIRPGKCYVDMSTVDADTVTELAQVIVSRGGRFLEAPVSGNQQLSNDGMLVILAAGDRGLYEDCSSCFQAMGKTSFFLGEVGNAAKMMLIVNMVQGSFMATIAEGLTLAQVTGQSQQTLLDILNQGQLASIFLDQKCQNILQGNFKPDFYLKYIQKDLRLAIALGDAVNHPTPMAAAANEVYKRAKALDQSDNDMSAVYRAYIH from the exons TGCCTGGATCAAAGTGGAACAGCTAAAGCCATATCACGCACATAAGGAGGAAATGATCAAGATCAACAAGGGAAAACGGTTCCAGCAGGCCGTGGATGCCGTGGAGGAGTTCCTCAGGAGAGCCAAAGGGAAAGACCAG ACGTCATCCCACAATTCTGCTGATGACAAGAATCGGCGTAATTCCAGTGAGGAGAGAAGTAGGCTGAGCCCAGGCGATGAGAAGCGCAAGCTTAGCGTGTCTGAAGGGAAGGCGAAGAAGAAcatgggagaaggaaagaagagggtgTCTTCAGGCTCTTCAGAGAGAGGCGCCAAGTCCCCTCTGAAAAGAGCCCAAGAGCAGAGTCCCCGGAAACGGGGTCGGCCCCCAAAGGATGAGaag GATCTCACCATCCCGGAGTCTAGCACTGTGAAGGGGATGATGGCTGGGCCCATGGCCGCATTTAAATGGCAGCCGACTGTGAGTGAG CCTGTTAAAGATGCAGACCCTCATTTCCATCACTTCCTGCTCAGCCAGACCGAGAAG CCGGCCGTCTGCTACCAAGCAATCACAAAGAAGTTGAAAGTCTGTGAAGAG GAGACCGGGTCCACCTCCATCCAGGCAGCAGATAGCACGGCCGTGAATGGCAGCATCACACCCACGGACAAAAA gatagGATTTTTGGGCCTTGGCCTCATGGGAAGTGGCATCGTCTCCAACTTGCTAAAAATGGGTCACACAGTGACTGTGTGGAACCGGACTGCAGAAAAA GAGGGGGCCCGCCTAGGAAGAACCCCCGCTGAAGTCGTTTCAACCTGTGACATCACTTTTGCCTGCGTGTCGGATCCAAAAGCAGCCAAGGAC ctggtgctgGGCCCCAGTGGTGTGCTGCAAGGGATCCGCCCTGGGAAGTGCTACGTGGACATGTCAACAGTGGATGCCGACACAGTCACCGAGCTGGCCCAG GTGATTGTGTCCAGGGGGGGCCGCTTTCTGGAAGCCCCGGTCTCAGGGAATCAGCAGCTGTCTAATGATGGGATGTTGGTGATCTTAGCAGCCGGAGACAGGGGCTTATATGAGGACTGCAGCAGCTGTTTCCAGGCAATGGGGAAGACCTCCTTCTTTCTAG GTGAGGTTGGCAACGCGGCCAAGATGATGCTGATCGTGAACATGGTCCAGGGGAGCTTCATGGCCACCATCGCTGAGGGGCTGACCCTGGCCCAGGTGACAGGCCAGTCCCAGCAGACTCTCTTGGACATCCTCAATCAGGGACAGCTGGCCAGCATCTTTCTGGACCAGAAGTGCCAAA ATATCCTGCAAGGAAACTTTAAGCCTGATTTCTACCTGAAATACATTCAGAAGGATCTGCGCTTGGCCATTGCGCTGGGTGATGCCGTCAACCATCCCACTcctatggcagctgcagccaatgAG GTGTACAAAAGAGCCAAGGCACTGGACCAGTCTGACAACGACATGTCCGCCGTGTACCGAGCCTATATACACTga
- the GLYR1 gene encoding cytokine-like nuclear factor N-PAC isoform X3 produces the protein MAAVSLRLGDLVWGKLGRYPPWPGKIVNPPKDLKKPRGKKCFFVKFFGTEDHAWIKVEQLKPYHAHKEEMIKINKGKRFQQAVDAVEEFLRRAKGKDQTSSHNSADDKNRRNSSEERSRLSPGDEKRKLSVSEGKAKKNMGEGKKRVSSGSSERGAKSPLKRAQEQSPRKRGRPPKDEKDLTIPESSTVKGMMAGPMAAFKWQPTVSEPVKDADPHFHHFLLSQTEKPAVCYQAITKKLKVCEEETGSTSIQAADSTAVNGSITPTDKKIGFLGLGLMGSGIVSNLLKMGHTVTVWNRTAEKEGARLGRTPAEVVSTCDITFACVSDPKAAKDLVLGPSGVLQGIRPGKCYVDMSTVDADTVTELAQVIVSRGGRFLEAPVSGNQQLSNDGMLVILAAGDRGLYEDCSSCFQAMGKTSFFLGEVGNAAKMMLIVNMVQGSFMATIAEGLTLAQVTGQSQQTLLDILNQGQLASIFLDQKCQNILQGNFKPDFYLKYIQKDLRLAIALGDAVNHPTPMAAAANEGVASHLGATSTSLWGRPVHWRVSNLIPGLYPPYRASSTLTENVSRHHQVSPGGKITPS, from the exons TGCCTGGATCAAAGTGGAACAGCTAAAGCCATATCACGCACATAAGGAGGAAATGATCAAGATCAACAAGGGAAAACGGTTCCAGCAGGCCGTGGATGCCGTGGAGGAGTTCCTCAGGAGAGCCAAAGGGAAAGACCAG ACGTCATCCCACAATTCTGCTGATGACAAGAATCGGCGTAATTCCAGTGAGGAGAGAAGTAGGCTGAGCCCAGGCGATGAGAAGCGCAAGCTTAGCGTGTCTGAAGGGAAGGCGAAGAAGAAcatgggagaaggaaagaagagggtgTCTTCAGGCTCTTCAGAGAGAGGCGCCAAGTCCCCTCTGAAAAGAGCCCAAGAGCAGAGTCCCCGGAAACGGGGTCGGCCCCCAAAGGATGAGaag GATCTCACCATCCCGGAGTCTAGCACTGTGAAGGGGATGATGGCTGGGCCCATGGCCGCATTTAAATGGCAGCCGACTGTGAGTGAG CCTGTTAAAGATGCAGACCCTCATTTCCATCACTTCCTGCTCAGCCAGACCGAGAAG CCGGCCGTCTGCTACCAAGCAATCACAAAGAAGTTGAAAGTCTGTGAAGAG GAGACCGGGTCCACCTCCATCCAGGCAGCAGATAGCACGGCCGTGAATGGCAGCATCACACCCACGGACAAAAA gatagGATTTTTGGGCCTTGGCCTCATGGGAAGTGGCATCGTCTCCAACTTGCTAAAAATGGGTCACACAGTGACTGTGTGGAACCGGACTGCAGAAAAA GAGGGGGCCCGCCTAGGAAGAACCCCCGCTGAAGTCGTTTCAACCTGTGACATCACTTTTGCCTGCGTGTCGGATCCAAAAGCAGCCAAGGAC ctggtgctgGGCCCCAGTGGTGTGCTGCAAGGGATCCGCCCTGGGAAGTGCTACGTGGACATGTCAACAGTGGATGCCGACACAGTCACCGAGCTGGCCCAG GTGATTGTGTCCAGGGGGGGCCGCTTTCTGGAAGCCCCGGTCTCAGGGAATCAGCAGCTGTCTAATGATGGGATGTTGGTGATCTTAGCAGCCGGAGACAGGGGCTTATATGAGGACTGCAGCAGCTGTTTCCAGGCAATGGGGAAGACCTCCTTCTTTCTAG GTGAGGTTGGCAACGCGGCCAAGATGATGCTGATCGTGAACATGGTCCAGGGGAGCTTCATGGCCACCATCGCTGAGGGGCTGACCCTGGCCCAGGTGACAGGCCAGTCCCAGCAGACTCTCTTGGACATCCTCAATCAGGGACAGCTGGCCAGCATCTTTCTGGACCAGAAGTGCCAAA ATATCCTGCAAGGAAACTTTAAGCCTGATTTCTACCTGAAATACATTCAGAAGGATCTGCGCTTGGCCATTGCGCTGGGTGATGCCGTCAACCATCCCACTcctatggcagctgcagccaatgAG GGAGTGGCTTCCCACCTGGGCGCCACCAGCACTTCTCTGTGGGGCCGTCCTGTGCATTGGAGGGTGTCTAAcctcatccctggcctctacccaccatACAGAGCCAGCAGCACTTTGACagaaaatgtctctagacatcACCAAGTGTCCCCTGGGGGCAAAATAACCCCAAGTTGA
- the GLYR1 gene encoding cytokine-like nuclear factor N-PAC isoform X1, which produces MAAVSLRLGDLVWGKLGRYPPWPGKIVNPPKDLKKPRGKKCFFVKFFGTEDHAWIKVEQLKPYHAHKEEMIKINKGKRFQQAVDAVEEFLRRAKGKDQTSSHNSADDKNRRNSSEERSRLSPGDEKRKLSVSEGKAKKNMGEGKKRVSSGSSERGAKSPLKRAQEQSPRKRGRPPKDEKDLTIPESSTVKGMMAGPMAAFKWQPTVSEPVKDADPHFHHFLLSQTEKPAVCYQAITKKLKVCEEETGSTSIQAADSTAVNGSITPTDKKIGFLGLGLMGSGIVSNLLKMGHTVTVWNRTAEKCDLFIQEGARLGRTPAEVVSTCDITFACVSDPKAAKDLVLGPSGVLQGIRPGKCYVDMSTVDADTVTELAQVIVSRGGRFLEAPVSGNQQLSNDGMLVILAAGDRGLYEDCSSCFQAMGKTSFFLGEVGNAAKMMLIVNMVQGSFMATIAEGLTLAQVTGQSQQTLLDILNQGQLASIFLDQKCQNILQGNFKPDFYLKYIQKDLRLAIALGDAVNHPTPMAAAANEGVASHLGATSTSLWGRPVHWRVSNLIPGLYPPYRASSTLTENVSRHHQVSPGGKITPS; this is translated from the exons TGCCTGGATCAAAGTGGAACAGCTAAAGCCATATCACGCACATAAGGAGGAAATGATCAAGATCAACAAGGGAAAACGGTTCCAGCAGGCCGTGGATGCCGTGGAGGAGTTCCTCAGGAGAGCCAAAGGGAAAGACCAG ACGTCATCCCACAATTCTGCTGATGACAAGAATCGGCGTAATTCCAGTGAGGAGAGAAGTAGGCTGAGCCCAGGCGATGAGAAGCGCAAGCTTAGCGTGTCTGAAGGGAAGGCGAAGAAGAAcatgggagaaggaaagaagagggtgTCTTCAGGCTCTTCAGAGAGAGGCGCCAAGTCCCCTCTGAAAAGAGCCCAAGAGCAGAGTCCCCGGAAACGGGGTCGGCCCCCAAAGGATGAGaag GATCTCACCATCCCGGAGTCTAGCACTGTGAAGGGGATGATGGCTGGGCCCATGGCCGCATTTAAATGGCAGCCGACTGTGAGTGAG CCTGTTAAAGATGCAGACCCTCATTTCCATCACTTCCTGCTCAGCCAGACCGAGAAG CCGGCCGTCTGCTACCAAGCAATCACAAAGAAGTTGAAAGTCTGTGAAGAG GAGACCGGGTCCACCTCCATCCAGGCAGCAGATAGCACGGCCGTGAATGGCAGCATCACACCCACGGACAAAAA gatagGATTTTTGGGCCTTGGCCTCATGGGAAGTGGCATCGTCTCCAACTTGCTAAAAATGGGTCACACAGTGACTGTGTGGAACCGGACTGCAGAAAAA TGTGATTTGTTCATCCAGGAGGGGGCCCGCCTAGGAAGAACCCCCGCTGAAGTCGTTTCAACCTGTGACATCACTTTTGCCTGCGTGTCGGATCCAAAAGCAGCCAAGGAC ctggtgctgGGCCCCAGTGGTGTGCTGCAAGGGATCCGCCCTGGGAAGTGCTACGTGGACATGTCAACAGTGGATGCCGACACAGTCACCGAGCTGGCCCAG GTGATTGTGTCCAGGGGGGGCCGCTTTCTGGAAGCCCCGGTCTCAGGGAATCAGCAGCTGTCTAATGATGGGATGTTGGTGATCTTAGCAGCCGGAGACAGGGGCTTATATGAGGACTGCAGCAGCTGTTTCCAGGCAATGGGGAAGACCTCCTTCTTTCTAG GTGAGGTTGGCAACGCGGCCAAGATGATGCTGATCGTGAACATGGTCCAGGGGAGCTTCATGGCCACCATCGCTGAGGGGCTGACCCTGGCCCAGGTGACAGGCCAGTCCCAGCAGACTCTCTTGGACATCCTCAATCAGGGACAGCTGGCCAGCATCTTTCTGGACCAGAAGTGCCAAA ATATCCTGCAAGGAAACTTTAAGCCTGATTTCTACCTGAAATACATTCAGAAGGATCTGCGCTTGGCCATTGCGCTGGGTGATGCCGTCAACCATCCCACTcctatggcagctgcagccaatgAG GGAGTGGCTTCCCACCTGGGCGCCACCAGCACTTCTCTGTGGGGCCGTCCTGTGCATTGGAGGGTGTCTAAcctcatccctggcctctacccaccatACAGAGCCAGCAGCACTTTGACagaaaatgtctctagacatcACCAAGTGTCCCCTGGGGGCAAAATAACCCCAAGTTGA
- the GLYR1 gene encoding cytokine-like nuclear factor N-PAC isoform X2, with protein sequence MAAVSLRLGDLVWGKLGRYPPWPGKIVNPPKDLKKPRGKKCFFVKFFGTEDHAWIKVEQLKPYHAHKEEMIKINKGKRFQQAVDAVEEFLRRAKGKDQTSSHNSADDKNRRNSSEERSRLSPGDEKRKLSVSEGKAKKNMGEGKKRVSSGSSERGAKSPLKRAQEQSPRKRGRPPKDEKDLTIPESSTVKGMMAGPMAAFKWQPTVSEPVKDADPHFHHFLLSQTEKPAVCYQAITKKLKVCEEETGSTSIQAADSTAVNGSITPTDKKIGFLGLGLMGSGIVSNLLKMGHTVTVWNRTAEKCDLFIQEGARLGRTPAEVVSTCDITFACVSDPKAAKDVLGPSGVLQGIRPGKCYVDMSTVDADTVTELAQVIVSRGGRFLEAPVSGNQQLSNDGMLVILAAGDRGLYEDCSSCFQAMGKTSFFLGEVGNAAKMMLIVNMVQGSFMATIAEGLTLAQVTGQSQQTLLDILNQGQLASIFLDQKCQNILQGNFKPDFYLKYIQKDLRLAIALGDAVNHPTPMAAAANEGVASHLGATSTSLWGRPVHWRVSNLIPGLYPPYRASSTLTENVSRHHQVSPGGKITPS encoded by the exons TGCCTGGATCAAAGTGGAACAGCTAAAGCCATATCACGCACATAAGGAGGAAATGATCAAGATCAACAAGGGAAAACGGTTCCAGCAGGCCGTGGATGCCGTGGAGGAGTTCCTCAGGAGAGCCAAAGGGAAAGACCAG ACGTCATCCCACAATTCTGCTGATGACAAGAATCGGCGTAATTCCAGTGAGGAGAGAAGTAGGCTGAGCCCAGGCGATGAGAAGCGCAAGCTTAGCGTGTCTGAAGGGAAGGCGAAGAAGAAcatgggagaaggaaagaagagggtgTCTTCAGGCTCTTCAGAGAGAGGCGCCAAGTCCCCTCTGAAAAGAGCCCAAGAGCAGAGTCCCCGGAAACGGGGTCGGCCCCCAAAGGATGAGaag GATCTCACCATCCCGGAGTCTAGCACTGTGAAGGGGATGATGGCTGGGCCCATGGCCGCATTTAAATGGCAGCCGACTGTGAGTGAG CCTGTTAAAGATGCAGACCCTCATTTCCATCACTTCCTGCTCAGCCAGACCGAGAAG CCGGCCGTCTGCTACCAAGCAATCACAAAGAAGTTGAAAGTCTGTGAAGAG GAGACCGGGTCCACCTCCATCCAGGCAGCAGATAGCACGGCCGTGAATGGCAGCATCACACCCACGGACAAAAA gatagGATTTTTGGGCCTTGGCCTCATGGGAAGTGGCATCGTCTCCAACTTGCTAAAAATGGGTCACACAGTGACTGTGTGGAACCGGACTGCAGAAAAA TGTGATTTGTTCATCCAGGAGGGGGCCCGCCTAGGAAGAACCCCCGCTGAAGTCGTTTCAACCTGTGACATCACTTTTGCCTGCGTGTCGGATCCAAAAGCAGCCAAGGAC gtgctgGGCCCCAGTGGTGTGCTGCAAGGGATCCGCCCTGGGAAGTGCTACGTGGACATGTCAACAGTGGATGCCGACACAGTCACCGAGCTGGCCCAG GTGATTGTGTCCAGGGGGGGCCGCTTTCTGGAAGCCCCGGTCTCAGGGAATCAGCAGCTGTCTAATGATGGGATGTTGGTGATCTTAGCAGCCGGAGACAGGGGCTTATATGAGGACTGCAGCAGCTGTTTCCAGGCAATGGGGAAGACCTCCTTCTTTCTAG GTGAGGTTGGCAACGCGGCCAAGATGATGCTGATCGTGAACATGGTCCAGGGGAGCTTCATGGCCACCATCGCTGAGGGGCTGACCCTGGCCCAGGTGACAGGCCAGTCCCAGCAGACTCTCTTGGACATCCTCAATCAGGGACAGCTGGCCAGCATCTTTCTGGACCAGAAGTGCCAAA ATATCCTGCAAGGAAACTTTAAGCCTGATTTCTACCTGAAATACATTCAGAAGGATCTGCGCTTGGCCATTGCGCTGGGTGATGCCGTCAACCATCCCACTcctatggcagctgcagccaatgAG GGAGTGGCTTCCCACCTGGGCGCCACCAGCACTTCTCTGTGGGGCCGTCCTGTGCATTGGAGGGTGTCTAAcctcatccctggcctctacccaccatACAGAGCCAGCAGCACTTTGACagaaaatgtctctagacatcACCAAGTGTCCCCTGGGGGCAAAATAACCCCAAGTTGA
- the GLYR1 gene encoding cytokine-like nuclear factor N-PAC isoform X5, protein MAAVSLRLGDLVWGKLGRYPPWPGKIVNPPKDLKKPRGKKCFFVKFFGTEDHAWIKVEQLKPYHAHKEEMIKINKGKRFQQAVDAVEEFLRRAKGKDQTSSHNSADDKNRRNSSEERSRLSPGDEKRKLSVSEGKAKKNMGEGKKRVSSGSSERGAKSPLKRAQEQSPRKRGRPPKDEKDLTIPESSTVKGMMAGPMAAFKWQPTVSEPVKDADPHFHHFLLSQTEKPAVCYQAITKKLKVCEEETGSTSIQAADSTAVNGSITPTDKKIGFLGLGLMGSGIVSNLLKMGHTVTVWNRTAEKCDLFIQEGARLGRTPAEVVSTCDITFACVSDPKAAKDLVLGPSGVLQGIRPGKCYVDMSTVDADTVTELAQVIVSRGGRFLEAPVSGNQQLSNDGMLVILAAGDRGLYEDCSSCFQAMGKTSFFLGEVGNAAKMMLIVNMVQGSFMATIAEGLTLAQVTGQSQQTLLDILNQGQLASIFLDQKCQNILQGNFKPDFYLKYIQKDLRLAIALGDAVNHPTPMAAAANEVYKRAKALDQSDNDMSAVYRAYIH, encoded by the exons TGCCTGGATCAAAGTGGAACAGCTAAAGCCATATCACGCACATAAGGAGGAAATGATCAAGATCAACAAGGGAAAACGGTTCCAGCAGGCCGTGGATGCCGTGGAGGAGTTCCTCAGGAGAGCCAAAGGGAAAGACCAG ACGTCATCCCACAATTCTGCTGATGACAAGAATCGGCGTAATTCCAGTGAGGAGAGAAGTAGGCTGAGCCCAGGCGATGAGAAGCGCAAGCTTAGCGTGTCTGAAGGGAAGGCGAAGAAGAAcatgggagaaggaaagaagagggtgTCTTCAGGCTCTTCAGAGAGAGGCGCCAAGTCCCCTCTGAAAAGAGCCCAAGAGCAGAGTCCCCGGAAACGGGGTCGGCCCCCAAAGGATGAGaag GATCTCACCATCCCGGAGTCTAGCACTGTGAAGGGGATGATGGCTGGGCCCATGGCCGCATTTAAATGGCAGCCGACTGTGAGTGAG CCTGTTAAAGATGCAGACCCTCATTTCCATCACTTCCTGCTCAGCCAGACCGAGAAG CCGGCCGTCTGCTACCAAGCAATCACAAAGAAGTTGAAAGTCTGTGAAGAG GAGACCGGGTCCACCTCCATCCAGGCAGCAGATAGCACGGCCGTGAATGGCAGCATCACACCCACGGACAAAAA gatagGATTTTTGGGCCTTGGCCTCATGGGAAGTGGCATCGTCTCCAACTTGCTAAAAATGGGTCACACAGTGACTGTGTGGAACCGGACTGCAGAAAAA TGTGATTTGTTCATCCAGGAGGGGGCCCGCCTAGGAAGAACCCCCGCTGAAGTCGTTTCAACCTGTGACATCACTTTTGCCTGCGTGTCGGATCCAAAAGCAGCCAAGGAC ctggtgctgGGCCCCAGTGGTGTGCTGCAAGGGATCCGCCCTGGGAAGTGCTACGTGGACATGTCAACAGTGGATGCCGACACAGTCACCGAGCTGGCCCAG GTGATTGTGTCCAGGGGGGGCCGCTTTCTGGAAGCCCCGGTCTCAGGGAATCAGCAGCTGTCTAATGATGGGATGTTGGTGATCTTAGCAGCCGGAGACAGGGGCTTATATGAGGACTGCAGCAGCTGTTTCCAGGCAATGGGGAAGACCTCCTTCTTTCTAG GTGAGGTTGGCAACGCGGCCAAGATGATGCTGATCGTGAACATGGTCCAGGGGAGCTTCATGGCCACCATCGCTGAGGGGCTGACCCTGGCCCAGGTGACAGGCCAGTCCCAGCAGACTCTCTTGGACATCCTCAATCAGGGACAGCTGGCCAGCATCTTTCTGGACCAGAAGTGCCAAA ATATCCTGCAAGGAAACTTTAAGCCTGATTTCTACCTGAAATACATTCAGAAGGATCTGCGCTTGGCCATTGCGCTGGGTGATGCCGTCAACCATCCCACTcctatggcagctgcagccaatgAG GTGTACAAAAGAGCCAAGGCACTGGACCAGTCTGACAACGACATGTCCGCCGTGTACCGAGCCTATATACACTga